One Tolypothrix bouteillei VB521301 DNA window includes the following coding sequences:
- a CDS encoding YqaE/Pmp3 family membrane protein — MDLVRILCAVFLPPLGVFLQVGIGKDFWINLLLTIFGFYILGLVHAIWVIARRD; from the coding sequence ATGGATTTAGTTAGGATACTTTGTGCTGTTTTTTTACCGCCGCTTGGAGTGTTCCTACAAGTTGGTATTGGTAAAGATTTTTGGATAAACTTGCTGCTTACTATTTTTGGATTTTATATTCTTGGGCTTGTTCATGCAATCTGGGTGATTGCGAGAAGGGATTAA
- a CDS encoding translation initiation factor, whose amino-acid sequence MPSSSNRNNPENRFVYQEFGNGNSAAFERATPDLPPEKQNVRVQATRAGRKGKTVTVITGFQTNQETLQALLKQLKTQCGTGGTIKENELEIQGDHKQKILELLIKLGYKAKISGG is encoded by the coding sequence ATGCCTTCATCATCAAATCGTAACAACCCTGAAAACCGCTTCGTGTACCAAGAGTTTGGGAATGGTAACTCTGCTGCTTTTGAAAGAGCAACCCCCGACTTGCCACCAGAAAAGCAAAATGTGCGCGTACAAGCAACTCGCGCTGGGCGTAAAGGTAAGACCGTGACTGTGATTACTGGCTTTCAAACAAATCAAGAAACTTTACAAGCTTTACTCAAGCAGTTAAAAACCCAGTGCGGTACGGGTGGCACTATAAAAGAAAATGAACTGGAAATTCAAGGCGACCACAAGCAGAAAATTCTTGAGCTTTTAATTAAGCTTGGTTACAAAGCCAAGATCAGTGGTGGTTAG
- the trpB gene encoding tryptophan synthase subunit beta — MTTTPLPSGSQSSTQLPDALGRFGRFGGKYVPETLMPALSELEAAYQQYRNDPAFQAELQQLLQDYVGRATPLYFAERLSTHYAKPDGTGPQIYLKREDLNHTGAHKINNALGQVLLAKRMGKQRIIAETGAGQHGVATATVCARFGLQCVIYMGVHDMERQALNVFRMRLMGAEVRPVSAGTGTLKDATSEAIRDWVTNVETTHYILGSVAGPHPYPMIVRDFHKVIGQETRAQALEKWGGLPDIAIACVGGGSNAMGLFYEFVDEPSVRLIGVEAAGEGVNTDKHAATLTKGRIGVLHGAMSYLLQSEDGQVVEAHSISAGLDYPGVGPEHSYLKDIGRAEYYSVTDEEALAAFQRLSRLEGIIPALETAHAFAYLETLCPQLSGSPKIVINSSGRGDKDVQAVAKYFNPT; from the coding sequence GTGACTACTACTCCCCTACCTTCGGGTTCTCAATCATCTACTCAACTTCCTGATGCACTAGGACGCTTTGGTCGCTTTGGTGGTAAGTATGTTCCTGAAACGTTGATGCCAGCTCTTTCTGAGTTGGAAGCAGCGTATCAGCAGTATCGCAATGACCCTGCTTTTCAGGCAGAACTGCAACAGTTGCTGCAAGATTATGTAGGGCGTGCAACACCATTATATTTTGCCGAACGCCTTAGTACACATTACGCAAAACCAGATGGCACTGGACCCCAAATTTATTTAAAGCGTGAGGATTTAAATCATACTGGTGCTCACAAAATTAATAACGCTTTGGGTCAGGTCTTGCTGGCAAAGCGTATGGGCAAACAGAGAATCATTGCAGAAACGGGTGCCGGACAACACGGAGTAGCAACGGCTACTGTTTGCGCTCGTTTTGGGTTGCAATGCGTTATTTACATGGGCGTTCACGACATGGAACGTCAAGCTTTGAATGTTTTTAGAATGCGTTTGATGGGCGCAGAGGTTCGCCCGGTGTCAGCAGGAACTGGTACTTTAAAAGATGCCACTTCTGAAGCTATCCGCGATTGGGTCACAAATGTGGAAACAACCCACTACATTTTGGGTTCTGTTGCAGGTCCTCACCCATACCCCATGATTGTACGCGATTTTCACAAAGTGATTGGACAGGAAACTCGCGCTCAAGCACTAGAAAAGTGGGGTGGTTTGCCCGATATTGCGATCGCTTGTGTGGGAGGTGGTTCCAATGCCATGGGTTTGTTCTATGAGTTTGTAGACGAACCTTCCGTGCGGTTAATTGGTGTAGAAGCTGCTGGAGAAGGAGTTAACACTGACAAACACGCAGCAACCTTGACAAAAGGACGAATTGGTGTATTACACGGAGCTATGAGCTACCTTTTGCAAAGTGAAGATGGACAAGTGGTTGAAGCTCATTCAATTAGTGCTGGATTAGATTATCCGGGTGTCGGTCCGGAACACAGCTACCTGAAGGATATAGGGCGTGCTGAATATTACAGCGTGACTGACGAAGAAGCTTTGGCTGCTTTTCAAAGGCTTTCACGCTTGGAAGGAATTATTCCCGCTTTAGAAACAGCCCACGCTTTTGCTTATTTAGAAACCCTGTGTCCCCAACTTAGCGGAAGTCCCAAGATAGTTATTAACTCTTCCGGACGCGGGGATAAAGATGTACAAGCCGTAGCTAAGTACTTCAATCCCACATGA
- a CDS encoding CAP domain-containing protein, producing MFRQTAFGIALSMLVLASGLPTSLLAGYSSKQKATQSKSVSIPSSQVKSFSTFKTTDLEKSVFDQINRYRVSKGLRKLTLNPRITRQARIHSQNMARRKAPFSHQGFRRRVDAIPLRYRSASENLAFNQGYNDPVKEAVTSWLKSPAHLKNIKGNYNLTGIGVATNSDGEVYLTQIFIRMR from the coding sequence ATGTTTCGACAAACTGCTTTTGGCATTGCTTTAAGTATGCTTGTCCTTGCCAGTGGATTACCAACGAGTTTACTAGCGGGTTACTCTTCCAAACAAAAAGCAACCCAAAGTAAATCGGTATCAATTCCATCAAGCCAGGTTAAATCATTCTCTACCTTTAAAACAACTGATTTGGAAAAATCAGTTTTTGACCAAATTAATCGGTACCGGGTTTCTAAGGGTTTGCGAAAGCTGACTTTAAATCCAAGAATTACTCGACAAGCTAGGATTCACAGTCAAAATATGGCTAGACGCAAAGCCCCATTCAGTCACCAAGGGTTTAGAAGAAGAGTTGATGCTATTCCCCTTCGCTACAGAAGCGCATCAGAAAATCTCGCTTTTAACCAAGGCTACAACGATCCGGTTAAGGAAGCTGTGACAAGTTGGCTGAAAAGCCCCGCACATCTAAAGAATATTAAGGGGAATTACAATCTGACGGGTATTGGTGTCGCTACTAACAGCGATGGTGAAGTGTACCTGACACAGATTTTTATTCGCATGAGATAA
- a CDS encoding ribonuclease H-like domain-containing protein, which yields MEDFQVCDRDLTDATLSHYLQNDEIAVDTETMGLLPQRDRLCLVQLCNKDGRVTAIRIAKGQTEAPNLKKLLEATNVLKIFHFARFDLATIRYSLGIYIQPVFCTKIASKLARTYTQRHGLKDLVQELEKVELDKSSQSSDWGNAANLSEAQLNYAANDVRYLIGARQKLVDMLKREERYAIALECFECLPTIVSLDLLQFKDVFEH from the coding sequence ATGGAAGATTTTCAGGTTTGCGATCGCGACCTCACTGACGCTACTTTATCCCATTATCTACAAAACGATGAAATTGCTGTAGATACCGAAACGATGGGGTTACTTCCACAACGCGATCGCTTATGTCTTGTCCAATTATGCAACAAAGATGGTAGAGTGACTGCAATCCGTATTGCTAAGGGACAAACAGAGGCTCCTAACTTAAAAAAGCTGTTGGAAGCGACAAACGTCCTTAAAATATTTCACTTTGCACGTTTCGATCTGGCGACGATACGTTATAGCTTAGGCATTTATATCCAACCCGTTTTTTGTACTAAGATAGCCAGTAAGTTAGCACGTACTTATACCCAACGTCACGGGCTGAAGGATTTGGTGCAAGAGTTGGAAAAAGTAGAATTAGACAAAAGCTCTCAAAGTTCTGATTGGGGAAATGCTGCCAATCTATCAGAAGCACAACTGAATTATGCTGCTAATGATGTACGTTATTTAATAGGTGCGCGGCAAAAACTCGTCGATATGCTCAAACGTGAAGAACGGTATGCAATCGCCCTAGAATGTTTTGAGTGTTTGCCAACTATAGTTTCTTTAGATTTACTGCAATTTAAGGATGTGTTTGAACATTAG
- a CDS encoding rhodanese-like domain-containing protein has product MTNKLVDNIIPQQPPIDSQSDVHVLKSRLEWGEPAFTILDVRDRNAFNQGHIMGAMPFPQNELVDRAESIAKSRDIYVYGESDEQTAQAAQQLRSAGFVHVSELKGGLAAWKAVGGPTEGIIESRTPAGADDYNVVDRLKNHAETQQKG; this is encoded by the coding sequence ATGACTAACAAACTAGTAGACAACATCATTCCACAACAGCCCCCCATTGACTCACAGTCTGATGTTCATGTTCTCAAGTCTCGTTTGGAATGGGGCGAACCTGCTTTCACAATTTTAGATGTGCGCGATCGCAACGCCTTCAACCAAGGTCACATCATGGGTGCGATGCCCTTCCCTCAAAACGAGTTGGTAGACCGTGCAGAATCCATAGCAAAAAGCCGTGATATCTACGTTTACGGTGAAAGTGACGAACAGACTGCTCAAGCGGCACAACAATTAAGAAGCGCTGGTTTTGTACACGTATCTGAACTCAAAGGCGGTTTGGCTGCATGGAAAGCAGTTGGAGGTCCTACTGAAGGAATTATCGAATCCAGAACACCTGCTGGTGCAGATGACTATAACGTTGTAGATCGTTTGAAGAATCACGCAGAAACCCAGCAAAAAGGGTAG
- the pdxA gene encoding 4-hydroxythreonine-4-phosphate dehydrogenase PdxA has product MRKLRLALTLGDPAGIGPEVILKALADPAVGKNCEITVIGNRELIVKNYISFSKTANSEPLVNPEKLSILNVAAALPFQDNIVIGQGNAASGSASFAYMEAAISHTLAGQFDAIVTGPIAKSAWKAAGYDYPGQTELLAEKSGAKRVGMLFVARSPHTNWLLRTLLATTHIPLSQVPQFLTPELMTAKLDLLVECLEKDFGLKKARIAIAGLNPHSGEQGQLGREEQEWLIPWIEQERKNRPNLQIDGPIPPDTMWVKPGQAWYGNGTIQNPADAYLALYHDQGLIPVKLMAFDRAVNTSIGLPFIRTSPDHGTAFDIAGKGIADATSMKAAIELGVFLASERLKAKIGTKD; this is encoded by the coding sequence ATGCGTAAATTACGTTTGGCACTAACATTGGGAGACCCAGCAGGAATCGGTCCGGAAGTTATTCTAAAAGCTTTAGCAGACCCAGCAGTAGGCAAAAACTGCGAGATTACAGTAATAGGAAATCGAGAATTAATAGTAAAAAATTATATAAGTTTTTCTAAAACTGCGAATTCAGAACCATTGGTCAATCCAGAAAAACTTTCCATTCTTAATGTAGCAGCAGCTTTGCCTTTTCAAGATAATATCGTTATCGGTCAGGGTAATGCAGCTAGTGGGTCAGCAAGTTTTGCTTACATGGAAGCAGCTATCAGTCATACTCTTGCAGGTCAATTTGATGCAATTGTGACAGGTCCAATCGCAAAATCAGCATGGAAAGCAGCAGGATATGATTACCCAGGTCAAACAGAACTTTTGGCAGAAAAGTCAGGTGCAAAACGCGTGGGGATGTTATTTGTAGCGCGATCGCCTCATACAAACTGGTTACTTCGGACATTGCTAGCAACAACACATATCCCCCTCAGTCAAGTCCCGCAATTTCTGACACCGGAACTTATGACGGCAAAACTGGATTTGTTGGTAGAGTGTTTGGAAAAAGACTTTGGGTTAAAAAAAGCGAGAATTGCGATCGCAGGTTTAAACCCTCACAGTGGGGAACAGGGACAGCTAGGACGCGAAGAACAAGAATGGTTAATACCCTGGATAGAGCAAGAGCGTAAAAATCGTCCAAACTTACAAATAGACGGTCCGATTCCACCAGATACAATGTGGGTCAAACCCGGTCAAGCTTGGTACGGAAATGGCACAATCCAAAATCCCGCCGATGCTTACCTTGCTTTGTACCACGATCAAGGTTTAATTCCAGTAAAACTGATGGCGTTCGATCGCGCCGTCAATACATCTATAGGTTTGCCTTTCATTCGGACATCCCCAGATCACGGTACTGCATTTGATATTGCAGGTAAAGGCATAGCCGATGCAACAAGTATGAAAGCAGCAATAGAGCTTGGAGTATTCCTGGCGAGCGAGCGATTGAAAGCAAAAATAGGGACTAAGGACTAG
- a CDS encoding PetM family cytochrome b6-f complex subunit 7 — MGGEMFNAALLSFGLIFVGWALGTLLLKIQGAEE; from the coding sequence ATGGGCGGCGAAATGTTTAATGCAGCTCTACTGTCTTTCGGTTTGATCTTTGTAGGCTGGGCTTTAGGTACGTTGTTGTTAAAAATCCAAGGAGCAGAAGAGTAA
- a CDS encoding SDR family oxidoreductase: MTLLIVGATGTLGRQVARRALDEGYKVRCLVRSAKKAAFLKEWGAELVPGSLSYPETLTSALEGVTAVIDAATSRPTDSLSIKQVDWEGKVSLIQAARAAGVERFIFFSILDADKYPEVPLMEIKRCTELFLAESGLNYTILRLAGFMQGLIGQYGIPVLEGQPVWVTGESSPIAYMDTQDIAKFAIRALKVPETEKKAFPVVGTRAWSAEEIISLCERLAGKEARITRMPINLLRTMRRALRFFQWGWNVADRLAFTEVLASGKPLTASMDEVYTTFGLERNETTTLETYLQEYFSRIMKKLKEIDYEQTNTKKQKPKKTPFKKVNS, encoded by the coding sequence ATGACATTATTAATAGTTGGTGCCACTGGCACCTTGGGAAGGCAAGTAGCTCGTCGTGCGCTCGACGAAGGTTATAAAGTTCGTTGTCTTGTCCGGAGTGCAAAGAAAGCCGCGTTTCTTAAAGAGTGGGGAGCAGAGTTAGTACCTGGTTCTTTGTCTTACCCCGAAACACTAACATCGGCACTTGAGGGTGTAACCGCAGTTATTGATGCGGCAACATCTCGTCCTACAGATTCTCTCAGTATTAAACAGGTAGATTGGGAAGGTAAAGTCTCTCTGATCCAAGCTGCGCGTGCTGCTGGTGTAGAGCGGTTTATCTTTTTCTCCATTTTGGATGCTGACAAATACCCAGAAGTGCCATTAATGGAAATTAAGCGGTGTACGGAACTGTTTTTGGCAGAGTCAGGTTTAAACTACACCATATTGCGTTTGGCCGGTTTCATGCAAGGCTTAATCGGTCAGTATGGAATTCCTGTCTTGGAAGGACAGCCTGTTTGGGTAACAGGTGAATCTTCACCCATTGCTTACATGGATACTCAAGATATTGCCAAATTCGCTATTCGGGCTTTGAAAGTGCCAGAAACGGAGAAAAAAGCTTTTCCTGTCGTTGGAACTCGTGCTTGGAGTGCAGAGGAAATTATCAGTCTTTGCGAACGCCTAGCCGGAAAAGAAGCTAGGATCACGCGAATGCCCATTAACTTGCTCCGCACCATGCGTCGTGCCTTGCGGTTTTTCCAGTGGGGATGGAATGTAGCAGATCGGCTGGCTTTTACAGAGGTTTTGGCAAGCGGTAAGCCCCTGACAGCGTCTATGGATGAAGTTTACACAACCTTTGGATTGGAGCGCAACGAAACAACAACTTTAGAAACTTACTTACAAGAGTACTTCAGTCGTATAATGAAAAAACTTAAAGAAATAGATTACGAGCAAACCAACACTAAAAAACAAAAACCCAAAAAAACACCCTTTAAAAAAGTTAACAGTTAG
- a CDS encoding NAD(+) kinase has product MPKAGIIYNDVKPIAGRIAVELKEKFTTAGWDVCITSGVGGILGYSTPESPVCHTPIEGLTPPGFDSEMRFAVVLGGDGTVLAASRLVAPRGIPILTVNTGHMGFLTEAYLNQIPQAVEQLLAGQYEVEERAMLSVKVFRSDAALWEALCLNEMVLHREPLTSMCHFEIAIGHHAPVDIAADGVIVSTPTGSTAYSLSAGGPVVTPGVPVLQLVPICPHSLASRALVFPDSEPVNIYPVNTPRLVMVVDGNGGCYVLPEDRVYLERSQYSARFIRLQTPEFFRILREKLGWGLPHIAKPTSVELP; this is encoded by the coding sequence GTGCCCAAAGCAGGCATTATATACAATGATGTTAAACCGATAGCGGGTCGAATCGCTGTCGAATTAAAGGAAAAGTTCACCACTGCAGGCTGGGATGTTTGCATCACAAGTGGTGTCGGTGGGATATTGGGCTATTCAACCCCTGAAAGCCCCGTATGTCACACCCCGATTGAAGGTCTAACACCTCCTGGCTTTGACTCAGAAATGAGATTTGCAGTGGTGTTAGGCGGTGATGGTACGGTTTTAGCGGCGTCCCGTCTTGTTGCTCCTCGTGGTATTCCGATATTAACGGTAAACACGGGTCATATGGGGTTTTTGACAGAAGCTTACCTCAACCAGATCCCTCAAGCGGTAGAACAACTATTGGCGGGTCAATATGAGGTTGAAGAGAGAGCGATGCTCAGCGTCAAAGTGTTTCGCTCGGATGCTGCTCTCTGGGAAGCCCTTTGTTTAAATGAAATGGTGCTACATAGAGAACCTTTGACCTCTATGTGCCATTTTGAAATAGCCATAGGTCATCACGCACCAGTGGATATTGCTGCTGATGGTGTGATTGTATCTACGCCAACTGGTTCTACAGCGTATTCTTTAAGTGCTGGTGGTCCGGTAGTCACTCCTGGCGTACCAGTATTGCAACTAGTACCCATTTGTCCCCATTCTCTAGCTTCTAGGGCGTTGGTTTTTCCAGATAGCGAACCCGTTAATATCTACCCAGTCAATACTCCTCGGTTGGTTATGGTGGTAGATGGCAATGGTGGATGCTATGTTCTTCCAGAGGATAGGGTGTATTTAGAGCGATCGCAATACAGCGCCCGATTTATCCGCTTGCAAACTCCAGAATTTTTCAGAATCTTGCGAGAAAAATTAGGTTGGGGTTTACCACATATTGCCAAACCAACGTCTGTGGAATTGCCATAA
- the nblR gene encoding response regulator transcription factor NblR, producing MTVAHNPCVLVIESDESLANQLAFDLKEAGYEPLVAHDGVSGIQHSRERQPALIVIDRMLAGESGLSLCKSFRTTGARSPVLVLMARDTVDDRVACLEAGADDYFLKPYRAEDFLNLVRLYLKPDIDTTEQLRFGDLVLDIATRRVVLNGKAIDLTMKEFELLKYLMEHPREVLTREQILENVWGYDFMGESNVIEVYIRYLRLKIEDEGQKRLIQTVRGVGYVLRES from the coding sequence ATGACAGTTGCTCATAACCCTTGTGTTTTAGTTATTGAAAGCGACGAAAGTCTCGCCAATCAGCTAGCTTTTGATTTAAAAGAAGCAGGTTATGAGCCTCTTGTGGCTCATGATGGGGTGAGTGGAATACAACACAGTCGAGAACGTCAGCCTGCTTTAATTGTGATTGACCGAATGCTAGCAGGAGAATCTGGATTGTCCTTATGTAAAAGTTTTAGAACTACTGGAGCGCGATCGCCCGTATTAGTCTTGATGGCGCGAGATACAGTTGACGATCGCGTAGCCTGTTTGGAAGCAGGAGCTGATGATTACTTTCTCAAGCCATATAGAGCGGAAGATTTTTTAAATCTAGTTCGCTTATACTTAAAACCTGATATCGATACAACCGAACAACTGCGTTTTGGAGATTTAGTGTTAGATATAGCGACTCGTCGTGTCGTACTTAACGGTAAAGCAATTGACTTGACGATGAAAGAATTTGAACTTCTCAAGTATCTTATGGAACATCCTCGTGAAGTCTTAACTCGCGAACAAATTTTAGAAAACGTTTGGGGTTACGACTTCATGGGTGAATCAAATGTGATAGAAGTTTATATTCGCTACTTACGGTTAAAAATAGAAGATGAAGGTCAAAAGAGACTTATTCAAACCGTGAGGGGAGTAGGTTATGTGTTGAGAGAATCTTAG